In a single window of the Micromonospora sp. WMMD1155 genome:
- the yjfF gene encoding galactofuranose ABC transporter, permease protein YjfF, translating into MTTGSLTAGRTRFRLPRRQIPVLATLALLLVMYGIGVSQYTAFSNVQVIFNVFIDNSFLLVVAIGMTFVILTGGIDLSVGSVVAMTAMVSAWLLQEGLPAALVLVIALLIGPTLGLLMGCVIHFFEIQPFIVTLAGMFFARGMCTFISDSSIPITDGFWTRMSQERIGDPRGNFVSISVLIAFVVVAVAAYTLAYTRLGRNVYAIGGNPQSALLMGLPVGRTRIAVYTISGLCSAIGGILLSFYTLSGAPLIAVGMELDVIAAVVIGGTVLTGGGGYAFGTVLGVLVLGVIQTLITFDGSLNSWWTKIVIGGLLFAFILLQRLIGIRYK; encoded by the coding sequence ATGACCACTGGATCGCTCACCGCTGGGCGTACCCGGTTCCGGCTGCCACGGCGGCAGATACCGGTCCTGGCCACGCTCGCCCTCCTGCTGGTCATGTACGGCATCGGCGTGTCCCAGTACACGGCGTTCTCGAACGTCCAGGTCATCTTCAACGTCTTCATCGACAACAGCTTCCTGCTCGTCGTGGCGATCGGGATGACCTTCGTGATCCTCACCGGGGGCATCGACCTGTCGGTCGGCTCGGTCGTCGCGATGACGGCGATGGTGTCCGCCTGGCTGCTCCAGGAGGGTCTGCCCGCGGCGCTGGTGCTCGTCATCGCCCTGCTCATCGGGCCGACGCTCGGCCTGCTGATGGGCTGCGTCATCCACTTCTTCGAGATCCAGCCGTTCATCGTCACGCTCGCCGGGATGTTCTTCGCCCGGGGCATGTGCACGTTCATCTCCGACTCGTCCATCCCGATCACCGACGGGTTCTGGACCAGGATGTCGCAGGAGCGCATCGGCGATCCCCGGGGCAACTTCGTGTCGATCAGTGTGCTGATCGCCTTCGTCGTGGTCGCCGTCGCCGCGTACACGCTGGCCTACACCCGGCTCGGGCGCAACGTGTACGCCATCGGCGGCAATCCCCAGTCGGCCCTGCTGATGGGCCTGCCGGTGGGGCGGACCCGGATCGCCGTCTACACGATCAGTGGCCTGTGCTCGGCGATCGGCGGAATCCTGCTGTCCTTCTACACCCTCTCCGGCGCGCCCCTGATCGCGGTGGGCATGGAGTTGGACGTCATCGCCGCCGTCGTCATCGGTGGCACGGTGCTCACCGGAGGCGGCGGCTACGCCTTCGGCACGGTGCTCGGCGTACTCGTCCTGGGCGTGATCCAAACCCTCATCACCTTCGATGGGAGCCTCAACTCCTGGTGGACCAAGATCGTGATCGGCGGCCTGCTCTTCGCGTTCATCCTCCTCCAGCGCCTCATCGGCATCCGTTACAAGTGA
- a CDS encoding ABC transporter permease, whose product MSATMGRYRALTGHRLFWPAAVLVVMLAANTIYRPGFLSIELKDGHLYGTPIDILRLSAPLILVALGMTLVISTGGIDLSVGSLCAISGAIACMYISKQPDQNSLTVVLTALALALAISLVLGAWNGVLVAVIGIQPIIATLILMVAGRGLAQLITQGQIITINSGPFRAIGLGHLLTLPLAIFIALAAALVVAGFTRRTALGMIVESVGGNAEASRLAGIRSGRVIFLAYVISAACAAVAGFMMTANVSSADGNAVGLWVELDAILAVVIGGTSLAGGRFFLSGTILGALIIQTLTTTVYAMDISPQTSLLFKAVVVIAVCLIQAPAFRAKFAGRRRDLPPPTTVADKPKEQVPA is encoded by the coding sequence ATGAGCGCCACCATGGGCCGCTACCGGGCGCTGACCGGTCACCGGCTGTTCTGGCCCGCCGCCGTGCTGGTCGTCATGCTCGCCGCCAACACGATCTACCGGCCGGGGTTCCTGTCCATCGAGCTCAAGGACGGGCACCTGTACGGCACCCCGATCGACATCCTGCGGCTGAGCGCGCCGTTGATCCTCGTCGCGCTGGGCATGACGCTCGTCATCTCGACCGGGGGCATCGACCTGTCGGTCGGTTCACTCTGCGCGATCAGCGGCGCGATCGCCTGCATGTACATCAGCAAGCAGCCCGACCAGAACAGCCTCACCGTGGTGCTGACCGCGCTCGCCCTGGCGTTGGCGATCTCGCTGGTGCTCGGTGCCTGGAACGGGGTGCTGGTGGCCGTGATCGGGATCCAGCCGATCATCGCCACGCTGATCCTGATGGTCGCGGGCCGCGGCCTCGCCCAGTTGATCACCCAGGGTCAGATCATCACCATCAACTCCGGGCCCTTCCGGGCGATCGGGCTGGGCCACCTGCTGACCCTGCCACTGGCCATCTTCATCGCCCTCGCCGCGGCACTCGTCGTCGCCGGGTTCACCCGCCGCACCGCACTCGGCATGATCGTCGAGTCGGTGGGCGGTAACGCGGAGGCGAGTCGACTCGCCGGCATCCGCTCCGGCCGGGTCATCTTCCTCGCGTACGTGATCAGCGCCGCCTGCGCCGCGGTCGCCGGTTTCATGATGACCGCCAACGTGTCCAGTGCCGACGGCAACGCGGTCGGTCTCTGGGTGGAGTTGGACGCCATCCTCGCGGTCGTCATCGGCGGCACGTCCCTCGCCGGCGGCCGGTTCTTCCTCAGCGGCACGATCCTCGGCGCGCTGATCATCCAGACCCTGACCACCACGGTGTACGCGATGGACATCTCGCCGCAGACGTCGCTGCTGTTCAAGGCGGTCGTCGTCATCGCCGTCTGCCTCATCCAGGCGCCGGCCTTCCGGGCCAAGTTCGCCGGCCGTCGGCGCGACCTCCCGCCGCCCACCACCGTTGCCGACAAGCCGAAGGAGCAGGTGCCGGCATGA